AGATCGTTGATAATAGAGCTCACTTTAGCTACTAGTTTATCAAGATTTAGATAAAACATAAATTTAGAAAATCCCGAAGTATTTATATTTCGGGATTTTTTTTTGTTCAATTGTTGCCCCAGTCTTGTTTTTTTGAGGAACGTGGAATCTCCTTATGTAATAACACAACGTAATTTTAGATTGTCGAGCTACTAGCGAAGTCTCTTCGTTCCTCAGAGTGATAAGTTTGTGATTGTTTGATGTATAAAATAAGTGCTGTTAAGAAACTAACACAAAGCTTTTTTTATACTCTATCCTTACCCTAGTCTTGTCTTTCTGAGGAACGAAGAGTCTCCGTAACTAATAACACAACGTGTCTTTAGATTGTCGAGCTACAAATGAAGTCTCTTCGTTCCTCAGAGTGACAAGTTTGTGTTTGTTTGATGTGTAAAATAAGTGCTGTTAAGAAACTAACACAAAGTGTTTTTTATGCTCTATCCTTACCCAGTGTTGTCTTTTTGAGGAACGAGGAATCTCCGCAAGAAACTAACGCAAAGTGTTTTAGATTATCGAGCTACAAGCGAAGTCTCTTCGTTCCTCAGAGTGACAAGTTTGCGGTTGTTTGATGCGTAAAATAGTAGGCTCTAAAAGCGCTATTCAATTTCGATGATTTCTGTGCAGGCTCTTTGAATTTGTTGGTCTGTGAATTGTTCTAATGCATTTGCTAACATCTTACTTGTTTTGATACAGCCTATCATTTTAGTTCGCATATCGAGGTCATCACCAATTTCTGTTTTGAGGATATCTTCAAATATTTCAGATAAATAATCGGGCTGGTCTCTATATTCTCCTTCTAAACAAAGAGCTGAAAGGAATTTGGCTGTAGCCAACATTACATTGGTCTGGTGTTGTGAATCATGATTTTCTTCTTGTGTTTTCATAATTTTGGTTTTTTATAGTTATTTGTGCGAAAAATTGTATTTTTGTTTAACATGTCGCAATTAAACAATAGATTACGTTATACCGAAAGATTTGAATTTGTAAAACACAAATACAAGCTTGTGTTTCACAACGGACGTAATTTCTCAAAATTTTTAAATATCTTTGAACTATGAACACAGCAACAAAGCCAAAACATATTGGAAGAAACATAAGCCGAATTAGAGAGCTTAGAGGGATGAAACAAGAAGCGCTTGCAATTGCAATTGGCACAACGCAACAATCTGTTTCAAATATTGAAGCAAGCGAGGTTGTAGATGATGAAAAACTACAAGCAATTGCTGAAGCATTGGGTGTATCTGCGGAAGCAATTAAAAACTATAGTGATGAAACTGTATTGAATGTTATTTCTAGTCACGATAGCTCAACAATCAATACAATCAACATTCAACCTAATTTTAATGCGCTTGATAAAGTAGTGGAACTTTACGAACGCTTGGTTTTGGCTGAAAAGGAAAAAGTTGAATATTTGGAAAAACTATTAAAAGGGAAGTGATTTTTTTTTGATTGAATTGAAGCTTGTTAATTACAAGGGTCGTCATTTCTCAAAATAAATAAATATTTTTAACTATGAATACAGCAACAAAGCCAAAACATATTGGAAGAAACATAAGCCGAATTAGAGAGCTTAGAGGAATGAAGCAAGAAGCGCTTGCAATTGCAATTGGTACAACGCAACAATCTGTTTCTAATATTGAAGCAAGCGAGGTTGTAGATGATGAAAAACTACAAACAATTGCTGAAGCTTTAGGTGTTTCTGCAGAAGCAATTAAAAACTACAGTGATGAAGCTGTGTTGAACGTTGTTAATAATAATTTTACTAGTCATGATAACTCAATTGTCAATACAATCAATACTCAGTCTAATTTTAACCCGCTTGATAAAGTAGTGGAACTTTACGAACGCTTGGTTTTGGCTGAAAAAGATAAAGTAGAATACTTGGAAAAACTTTTAAAAGGGAAGTAACCAAGAAAAGGAACACAAAAGACTATCATGAAAATGATAGTCTTTTGTTTTATAGTAACTTTTTTGATTAAGCCAAAATCATTTCGTTGTAAGGAATTATTGTTTTGTATCCTTTGGCTGTGAAATATTCGGTTGGATTGTCTTTTGATACTACCATTACAAAATCGCCTCCCCATGCACCAAGACTTTTAATTACGCCTTCAAAATCTGGAAAGAGTCTTTCTTTGATGGTTTGCATTTCTAGGATGTTGCTCATTTCGGCTTCGTGAATTGCTAATGCTTTGGCAAATTCTTTTCCTGTTTTGGCTTGTAAAACGGTTTGTGTTATTTTATCGTTATTAGCAATTATCTTCGAGAGATGACTGTTTTTGTTGTTGTAATATGCGCTTATTGCGGCTTTACTGCTTTGTTTTTTGTTTAAGTATACAAAGTGTAGGTTTTGGTTGAATTCGGGTTTAAAGTCTATTGTTTCTACAATTGGTAAATCTTGTTGTAGATGATACAATATAGGAGTGTTATTTTGAGCACAAGCAATATCGTAACCACTACCTCCAAAACTGTTTTTAAGAAGTATAAAAGCATCAACTTTTGCCCATTGAGCTATATTGTTTAATAAAGTTGATGATGTGCCTAAGCCCCAATTTTTAGGAAATGTAAGTTGTGTACTTACTAGATATCCTTCGGATTGGGATATAAATGCGGGATTTAATAAGTAAGCTTCGTGAAGAATATTTATTAATGTAGTTTTTACTGTTTCGGTTTCGGGTTCAGGATTGTCTATTATTTCGGTAAAAGTTATTGTGTCTTCAAACCAAACGCTAGTATCGGCATCATAACTTTTCCATTGTATTTCTTGGTTTTCTCCTTTGGAAACAACTAAGTTTTGTCCAAATTTTGTTGGTAATGCAAATGCTTTTGCGCCATCTAATACTAAATATTCTCCGGTTATTAAAAGTTTTCCGTTACTGTAAAAAGTTGTTTTCATGCATTTATTTTTAGCCCCGATGGAAGCGACATCCTTTGTGTTTTTTCTTTAAAAACATAAAGATATAGCGTACAGCGGGAATAGCTTCGTATTATTTTCTTAAGTTTTCGATAAATTCAACTACTGCACTATGCGATATTGTGTTGTTCTTAAAATGATTTTTGATTAAATGACGTTCGTCGTCGTTGGCGGCAAATTGATTAATGATGTTGTTGATGTGCATTTTCATGTGTCCTTCTTGGATTCCTGTTGTTGTTAAAGAACGCAATGCAGCAAAGTTTTGAGCTAAACCAGCAACAGCAACAATTTGCATTAACTCTCGAGCAGATGGATTCTCTAACATTTGTAGAGAAAATTTCACCAATGGATGTAAAGATGTTAGTCCGCCAACGGTTCCTAATGCAAGGGGCATATCTAACCAGAAAGTGAAAATTCCGTTTTCTATTTTGGCATGAGATAAACTTGAATATTGACCGTTTCTAGCAGCATAGGCATGAACTCCTGCTTCGACAGCACGGAAATCATTTCCTGTGGCAAGTATTACAGCATCGGATCCGTTCATGATTCCTTTGTTGTGTGTTACTGCACGAAATGGCTCTACTTCGGCAATTTGAACTGCTTGTACAAAGCGTTCGGCAAACTCTTGTGGATTTGGAATGTGTTTTTCGGCTAATTCATTTACTGGGCATGAAACTTCGGCTCTTACAACGCAGTTTGGTACATAGTTGGAGAGTATACTCATGATGACTTTTACTTCATCATTTGTATCTGTGAATAATTCGTATTCCTGAGAAGCTTCTTTTAATGTTTTTGCAAATTGTTCTAAACAAGAATTTATGAAATTTGCCCCCATGCTGTCTTTGGTTTCAAAGGTGGCATGCAGCTGAAAGTAATTTGGTATTAAATCGGTTTTGTCTTTTAGTACAATATCTAGAATTCCGCCACCACGCTGTTGCATGTTTTTGGTAATGCTTTCGGTATCGCTAAAGAATTTGCTTTTAGTTTGTGCGAAAAATAAGTTAAGTTTTGAAACGTCACCTGTAAAGGTAAAATGAACTTGACCTATTTTTTCGGTATTGATAACTGTTGCTTTAAAACCACCACGAGTAGACCAAAATTTAGCTGCTTTTGAAGCGGCTGCAACAACCGAACTCTCTTCGATTGCCATTGGTATCGTGGTATATTTGTCGTTTATGAGGAAGTTTGGAGCTACTCCAAGCGGAATATAAAAATTGGTTATTGTGTTTTCAATGAATTCATCATGTAATTTCTGTAGTTTTTCATCGGTATTCCAATAGCTTTTAAGTAAAAAAACTGCTTTATCTGGTGTCGAAAAGTATTTATTTGCAATCCAGTTTATTTTTTCTTCTTTGGATAATTTAGAAAATCCAGCAACGGCGTTGTTCATTCTCAATTGATTAAATGGTACTATAGTTGCAAAGATACCATTTTAAGGGTTTTGTTTGTAATGTAATTCTATGCTTTAGTTAATATGAAAAACCAATTTCTTAACATTTAACACTTGGAATGTATATTATGTGTATTTTTTTCACTAAAATTGGGCTCTTTTTTATATTTAAATCATTTCTATGAATACAAACAGACTTACCGTATTATTTTTATTTATTTGTTTTACTGTTTTTGGTCAACAAAAAATCACTGTAGATGACGTTTTTAGTGGAGTTTTTCGAACTAAGGAAATGTTTAGACTGCAATCTCTACAAAATGCAAATCAGTACACTGTTCTTAATTTTGATAAGGCGAGTAGAAGTATGCAAATAGATTTGTACGATTATGCTACGTTAAAAAAAGTGACAACTCTAATTGATACTAAAAATCATAAAGAGTTACCAATGATTAATAGTTATGCTTTTGATGCGGCTGAAAAAAATATTTTGATAGCTTGTAATTCTGCCAAAATTTTCCGCCATTCATTTACAGCAGATTATTATTTATATAATGTAGATACAAAAGAGTTAACTAAGCTGTTTGATTTTAAGGTTCAAGAGCCAACTTTTTCACCTGATGGTAAAAAAATAGCTTATGCAAAAGAGAATAATTTGTTTGTTTATGATTTAGCTTCTAAAAAATCGACTCAGATTACAACTGATGGAAAGAAAAATTCGATTATCAACGGTATTACTGACTGGGTTTATGAAGAAGAATTTGCTTTTGTTCGTGCTTTTGATTGGAGTAAGGACAGTAAGAAAGTAGCTTACATTCGTTTTGACGAAAGTATGGTTCCAGAATTCTCTATGTCTATGTATAAAACAGATTTATATCCTAGTGTTGAGACTTTTAAATATCCTAAAGCTGGAGAAAAAAATGCACTAGTTTCATTACATATATATGATGCCACAGCAAATGCTACTAAAGAAGTTAAGCTAGGTAATTATAACGATTTTTATATTGCAAGATTACAGTGGACTAATGATAATAATACTTTGTCTGCGCAGGTATTAAACCGTCACCAAAATAATTTAGATTTATTGTTTGTGGATGGTACTACAGGAACTTCAAAAGTGGTTCTTAATGAAAAAGATAAAGCTTATGTTGATGTTACTGATAACTTAACGTTCTTAAAAGATAATAGTTTTATCTGGACAAGCGAAAAAGATGGTTTTAATCATATCTATTTATATGATAAAGCAGGGAAACTTAAAAATCAAGTTACTAAAGGAAACTGGGAAGTAACTTCTTATTACGGATTTGACGAAAAAACGAAAACTGTTTTTTATCAGTCTACAGAAAATGGGTCAATCAATCGTGATATTTACCGAATTGCACTTGACGGAAAAAATAAAGTACGTTTGTCTAAAAACGTAGGTACTAGTAAGGCAACTTTTAGCCCGAATTTTCAATATTACATCAATACATTCTCAAGCGCTACGCAACCTACAACTTTTACGCTTAACGACGCTAAGGCTGGAAAGGAGCTACAAGTAATAGAAAATAATGAAGCTCTTGCGTCTAGTCTTAAAGCATATAATCTGGCTACTAAAGAATTTTTTGTTTTAAAAACGGCTAAAGGGAATGAATTAAATGCGTGGATCTTAAAACCAAAAGATTTTGATCCTGCAAAAAAATACCCTGTTTTTATGTTTCAATACTCAGGACCAGGTTCTCAGCAAGTTGCAAATCAATGGAACAACTCAAATGATTATTGGTTCGAAATGTTAACGCAACAAGGATATATCGTTGCTTGTGTTGACGGTAGAGGAACTGGATTTAAAGGTGCTGATTTTAAGAAAGTAACACAATTGCAATTAGGGAAATACGAAGTAGAAGATCAAATTGATGCTGCTAAAGTTATTGGTAATTATCCTTATGTTGATGCTTCGAGAATTGGAATTTTTGGATGGAGTTATGGTGGATTCATGGCTTCGAACTGCGTTTTTCAAGGAAACGATGTTTTCAAAATGGCAATAGCGGTTGCGCCTGTTACAAACTGGAGATTTTATGATTCGGTTTACACAGAAAGATACATGCAAACTCCTCAAGAGAATGCAAGTGGTTATGATAATAACTCTCCTATTAATCATGTTGATAAATTAAAAGGGAAATTCCTTTTGATTCACGGATCTGCTGATGATAATGTGCATGTGCAAAATACAATGCAAATGATGGAGGCTTTAATACAAGCTAATAAACAATTTGATTCGCAAATTTATCCAGATAAAGATCATGGTATTTATGGCGGAAAAACAAGAGTGCAGCTTTATACTAAAATGACTAACTTTATCAAGGAAAATCTTTAATTAAAATCTAATTAACCTAAATATAATAATAAACAACATGAAAGAAACAGAAGTAAAAACTGCGCATCCAAAAGGACTTTGGGTTTTGTTTGGAACAGAAATGTGGGAGCGGTTTAATTTTTACGGAATGCGAGCAATTCTTACCTTATTCCTGGTAAACTCATTATTAATGAAAGAATCAGATGCTGCATTAATTTATGGTGGCTTCTTGGGACTTTGTTATTTAACACCAATGTTAGGTGGATTTATTGCCGATCGTTTCTTTGGTAACAGAAATTGTATTTTATTAGGTGGACTTATGATGGCCATTGGTCAGCTTTTCTTGTTCTTTAGTGCTAGTATTTTTGGTTCTAATATGAGTTTGGCAAATATCTTAATGTGGTCTGCATTAGGAATTATCATTTTTGGAAATGGATTCTTTAAACCAAACATTTCGAGTATGGTTGGGAGTTTGTATCCAAAACAAGAAAAAACAAAATTAGATACTGCTTTTACGATTTTCTATATGGGAATCAACTTAGGTGCTTTCTTAGGGCAAACAATTTGTCCTTATTTAGGTGACGAAGTAGTAAGTGGTGTTCAGAATATACACGCTTTTAAATGGGGATTCTTAGCAGCATCGATTGCAATGTTAATCGGTACTGGTGTTTTCTTTGTATTGAAAAATAAATATGTGGTTACTCCTGAGGGAAAACCATTAGGAGGTTTGCCTTCTAAAAATGACGTTACAGATTATGAAGAAGGAGAAGCTCAAAAAGCAGTTTTCTCTACAAAAGCTTTAGTTGGTGCAGTAGTTGCTTTCGTGATTTTGTTTTTTGCTTTCCGTTACCTTTTAGATGGTGATAACTTCATTAAAACATTAATTTACCCAATTATTTATGCTAGTGGATTAACATTGGCTGGATTGATTATTTCTGATAGTTCATTAACTAAAATTGAAAGAGATAGAATTTTTGTTATCTATATTGTAGCATTCTTTATTATATTTTTCTGGGCAGCCTTTGAGCAAGCAGGATCTTCATTGACATTTATTGCAGCAAATCAAACAGATAGAACGTTTATGTTCGGATGGCAGATGCCAGCTTCAATGGTTCAGGTGTTTAATGGTATTTTCGTTTTCGCTTTTGCTTTGCCTTTTAGTATTTTATGGGACAAATTAAGAGAAAATGGTAAAGAGCCAATTTCTCCTATGAAACAAGCAATTGGTTTAGCATTAATCGCATTGAGTTATTTTATCATTGCTTACAATGTGAAAGATCTTGGTAACACTGGTCTTTTAGCGATCAAATGGTTAATCCTTTTATATTTAATTCAAACTTTTGCTGAGTTGTGTTTATCACCAATCGGATTATCATTGGTGGGTAAATTATCACCAAAACGTTTTTCATCATTACTTTTCGGAGTATTCTTCTTGTCTAATGCAGCAGGATACGCTTTATCAGGAACTTTGGGATCTATCATGCCTGCAACAGGTGAGAAGTTTGTAAAAGCTAAAGATTTGGGAATCGAGTTGCAACCTATTTTAGATAAAACTGTTGTTGCAACTCCTGAACAATTACAGATCTTAGAAGCAAATCAAATTAGTGCAACAAATCCAGTTTTTGCTGGTTTTGAAATTCATAATCTTTTTGAGTTTTTCATGGTTTTCGTAATCTTAACAGGAATCGCCGCAGTAATCTTATTTGCATTGACTCCTTTATTAAAGAAAATGATGCACGGTATTCGTTAATTAATAAAACCCTAATAGCTATTACCTATCCGATTTATTTGGGTAGGTAATTTTTTAATTTTGAACCTATTTTATTATGTGGAAAAATCACCCAAAAGCTTTACCTTTTTTATTTTTATCTGAAATGTGGGAACGTTTCGGTTATTATTTAATGATTGGAATTTTTACTTTATATCTAAAAGATGTAGAGGCAGGGTTTGCAATGACCGAGAAAGAAGCTTCTGATTTGTACGGAACTTTTATTGCACTTGTTTTTTTAACACCTTTTATTGGTGGTTTGATTGCAGATAGATATTTGGGTTATAAAAACTCAATTATCCTTGGTGGATTGATGATGGGTGTTGGTTATTTTATGATGGGAATTCATAGTTTAACAATGTTATATGTGGCGATGACGCTGGTTATTATTGGTAACGGTTTTTTTAAACCAAATATTTCTACGCTTCTTGGAAACTTCTATGATGAAGAGAAATACAAGGATAAGAAAGATGAAGGATACAATATTTTCTATATGGGAATTAACGTTGGTGCTTTCATTTGTAATTTCTTTGGAGCAGCTTTACAAATACTTCTAGGATGGCATTATGCTTTTATGGCGGCAGGATTAGGAATGTTTATTGGTGTGATTGTTTTTATGTTAGGTACTAAACATTATGGTAACAAAACAGAGAAAAAAGGAATTCAAGAAGGGGATATGCCATTTTCAAAAATTGTATTGTACATCCTTGTTCCTTCTATCGTATTTGGTGTTATAGGTTGGATGCTAAAAGGGGTACAGTCTGATCTGAATTTAGATAGCTCAATTTTTGGCTCAGATAGTACAGATGCCTTTATTTTTGCTTGTATTCCTGTAATCTATTTTTATGGAAGTTTGTATTTTAAAGCCAAAGCAGAAGATAAACGTCAAATAGGAGCGTTACTTTCTATTTTTGCTGTGGTAATTTTATTTTGGGCCGTTTTTAAATTAAATGGATCTGCACTGACTACTTGGGCAGACCGTTACACGGATAGAGAAATTACTGGAACGACACAAACTGTTTTCAATAAATTGAAATTGGCAAAAGAGGTTAAGTACGCAAAAGACTCAACCGAATTATACGATGCTAGTTTTAGACTTCAAAAAGAAAATGGGGAAGTTGTAAAAACGGTAGATCATCCTGTCTATTTCAGAAACGTAGCCGAGGATAAAAAACCAACTGAAGGATCAACTGTCTCTATTTGGGCGACCAATTTAAGTCAGTCAATAAATCCTGGTTGGGTAATTATTTTGACTCCTTTGGTGGTTGCATTTTTTACTTTTCTTCGTAGCAGAAAAAAAGAACCAAGTACGCCAACAAAAATTGCATTTGGATTATTGATTTCGGCATTATCT
The nucleotide sequence above comes from Flavobacterium branchiarum. Encoded proteins:
- a CDS encoding GYDIA family GHMP kinase, whose amino-acid sequence is MKTTFYSNGKLLITGEYLVLDGAKAFALPTKFGQNLVVSKGENQEIQWKSYDADTSVWFEDTITFTEIIDNPEPETETVKTTLINILHEAYLLNPAFISQSEGYLVSTQLTFPKNWGLGTSSTLLNNIAQWAKVDAFILLKNSFGGSGYDIACAQNNTPILYHLQQDLPIVETIDFKPEFNQNLHFVYLNKKQSSKAAISAYYNNKNSHLSKIIANNDKITQTVLQAKTGKEFAKALAIHEAEMSNILEMQTIKERLFPDFEGVIKSLGAWGGDFVMVVSKDNPTEYFTAKGYKTIIPYNEMILA
- a CDS encoding hydroxymethylglutaryl-CoA reductase, degradative, giving the protein MNNAVAGFSKLSKEEKINWIANKYFSTPDKAVFLLKSYWNTDEKLQKLHDEFIENTITNFYIPLGVAPNFLINDKYTTIPMAIEESSVVAAASKAAKFWSTRGGFKATVINTEKIGQVHFTFTGDVSKLNLFFAQTKSKFFSDTESITKNMQQRGGGILDIVLKDKTDLIPNYFQLHATFETKDSMGANFINSCLEQFAKTLKEASQEYELFTDTNDEVKVIMSILSNYVPNCVVRAEVSCPVNELAEKHIPNPQEFAERFVQAVQIAEVEPFRAVTHNKGIMNGSDAVILATGNDFRAVEAGVHAYAARNGQYSSLSHAKIENGIFTFWLDMPLALGTVGGLTSLHPLVKFSLQMLENPSARELMQIVAVAGLAQNFAALRSLTTTGIQEGHMKMHINNIINQFAANDDERHLIKNHFKNNTISHSAVVEFIENLRK
- a CDS encoding helix-turn-helix domain-containing protein; translation: MNTATKPKHIGRNISRIRELRGMKQEALAIAIGTTQQSVSNIEASEVVDDEKLQTIAEALGVSAEAIKNYSDEAVLNVVNNNFTSHDNSIVNTINTQSNFNPLDKVVELYERLVLAEKDKVEYLEKLLKGK
- a CDS encoding S9 family peptidase, giving the protein MNTNRLTVLFLFICFTVFGQQKITVDDVFSGVFRTKEMFRLQSLQNANQYTVLNFDKASRSMQIDLYDYATLKKVTTLIDTKNHKELPMINSYAFDAAEKNILIACNSAKIFRHSFTADYYLYNVDTKELTKLFDFKVQEPTFSPDGKKIAYAKENNLFVYDLASKKSTQITTDGKKNSIINGITDWVYEEEFAFVRAFDWSKDSKKVAYIRFDESMVPEFSMSMYKTDLYPSVETFKYPKAGEKNALVSLHIYDATANATKEVKLGNYNDFYIARLQWTNDNNTLSAQVLNRHQNNLDLLFVDGTTGTSKVVLNEKDKAYVDVTDNLTFLKDNSFIWTSEKDGFNHIYLYDKAGKLKNQVTKGNWEVTSYYGFDEKTKTVFYQSTENGSINRDIYRIALDGKNKVRLSKNVGTSKATFSPNFQYYINTFSSATQPTTFTLNDAKAGKELQVIENNEALASSLKAYNLATKEFFVLKTAKGNELNAWILKPKDFDPAKKYPVFMFQYSGPGSQQVANQWNNSNDYWFEMLTQQGYIVACVDGRGTGFKGADFKKVTQLQLGKYEVEDQIDAAKVIGNYPYVDASRIGIFGWSYGGFMASNCVFQGNDVFKMAIAVAPVTNWRFYDSVYTERYMQTPQENASGYDNNSPINHVDKLKGKFLLIHGSADDNVHVQNTMQMMEALIQANKQFDSQIYPDKDHGIYGGKTRVQLYTKMTNFIKENL
- a CDS encoding helix-turn-helix domain-containing protein, with the translated sequence MNTATKPKHIGRNISRIRELRGMKQEALAIAIGTTQQSVSNIEASEVVDDEKLQAIAEALGVSAEAIKNYSDETVLNVISSHDSSTINTINIQPNFNALDKVVELYERLVLAEKEKVEYLEKLLKGK
- a CDS encoding peptide MFS transporter, which encodes MKETEVKTAHPKGLWVLFGTEMWERFNFYGMRAILTLFLVNSLLMKESDAALIYGGFLGLCYLTPMLGGFIADRFFGNRNCILLGGLMMAIGQLFLFFSASIFGSNMSLANILMWSALGIIIFGNGFFKPNISSMVGSLYPKQEKTKLDTAFTIFYMGINLGAFLGQTICPYLGDEVVSGVQNIHAFKWGFLAASIAMLIGTGVFFVLKNKYVVTPEGKPLGGLPSKNDVTDYEEGEAQKAVFSTKALVGAVVAFVILFFAFRYLLDGDNFIKTLIYPIIYASGLTLAGLIISDSSLTKIERDRIFVIYIVAFFIIFFWAAFEQAGSSLTFIAANQTDRTFMFGWQMPASMVQVFNGIFVFAFALPFSILWDKLRENGKEPISPMKQAIGLALIALSYFIIAYNVKDLGNTGLLAIKWLILLYLIQTFAELCLSPIGLSLVGKLSPKRFSSLLFGVFFLSNAAGYALSGTLGSIMPATGEKFVKAKDLGIELQPILDKTVVATPEQLQILEANQISATNPVFAGFEIHNLFEFFMVFVILTGIAAVILFALTPLLKKMMHGIR
- a CDS encoding peptide MFS transporter, which translates into the protein MWKNHPKALPFLFLSEMWERFGYYLMIGIFTLYLKDVEAGFAMTEKEASDLYGTFIALVFLTPFIGGLIADRYLGYKNSIILGGLMMGVGYFMMGIHSLTMLYVAMTLVIIGNGFFKPNISTLLGNFYDEEKYKDKKDEGYNIFYMGINVGAFICNFFGAALQILLGWHYAFMAAGLGMFIGVIVFMLGTKHYGNKTEKKGIQEGDMPFSKIVLYILVPSIVFGVIGWMLKGVQSDLNLDSSIFGSDSTDAFIFACIPVIYFYGSLYFKAKAEDKRQIGALLSIFAVVILFWAVFKLNGSALTTWADRYTDREITGTTQTVFNKLKLAKEVKYAKDSTELYDASFRLQKENGEVVKTVDHPVYFRNVAEDKKPTEGSTVSIWATNLSQSINPGWVIILTPLVVAFFTFLRSRKKEPSTPTKIAFGLLISALSVLVMIAAVHIGGNGAEKVSVWWLVANYGIITIGELFLSPMGLSIVSKLSPKNITALMMGGWFLSTSIGNKLSGVLASMWDQYDNKMNFFWVNFALLMFATILMFALVKNLNKVMKDHGIN